The genomic interval AAGGTGGTTGTTTTGAACTCAACTTATGTGTATCTGGAGaaacaatggaaaatgatAACACAGCCTCTTGTTGCATGCTTGTAAGCTCCAAGAATTGAGCTAGCATGTCACCGTCGAGTATCTTTGGTACTCCAGCCTTTATCCAGACAAACAAATGCAGAAGAACAGTAAGAAAAGAGGCAAGCTTTTCTGAATACCTGAATCCACATtaaaaaggagaagaagcaTGGAAAGACTATATTATAAAGCCCCCTCCCCATGGCCCCACCCACAAACTAACTTCCGCAATTCTACAAAATGTTGAAGAAGCATAACATCTAAAACGATGAGGATGAttgggaaaagaaaaggagagacAGAAAGAAGAAATGCTGCACAGCAAAGAGCTAATATTGAGACTTAATTGCTCCTagattcaataatttttttgctgACTAAAACTACAAGCATCAAAAGTTTCATCACCATCCACAGGGTTAATAATAAAAGTAACTAGTGCCTACTGCTCAAATCAAGTCTCGAAAATTTTTTCTTACCGGGTTTTCACAGCTTCGGTACTCATTATGATCATTGCCTAGTACAGGAGCAGTCAAGGGATGAACAATGAGTCTAGCTTGGACAGCTTCCAACAGTTCGTGCTCCTCCCtacaaaagaatttaatttatcaaacaCAATACCCCAAATTCAGACATAAATTAGACCAAACGGCAGCCTAGCCTACGCAGCACTGAAGACCATCCACATTTTCTTACATTTACCTTGGCTCATAATTGAAACAGGGATAACCAGTTTGGCAAGCTTCCCAGTTTTATGCATGATTAAATGATCCAACACTCTGGTGGTCTAGACCTTTGGCTACTACTCTTTACAGTAACCAAGAAGCTTAAATAAGTATGGTCTTGTAAAGGGTTTTGAGGTGCCATCTAAACAACACTGGTCAATATCATCCGTCaaacttttaattattctAGTTTTACTCTTTTACAATCTCATGAgttttttattgtaaaaatCATACCAAGGTGAAGATTTTATCAGTGTGAAGGCCCtctaaaaattatattaacaAGGAAATGAATTACTACTTCAACAGATATCTAATAACAAATCTTTTCTTTGCTTATGAGACTATCAAATCAGTTTTGTGAGTTAAGCATATTCACCCCCACCCCGAGGAGGGTGAAATTCCAGCTGTATTTGTTATACTTTATTGCTTCCAGTATCTTTCAATTtactaaattttattaaagaatAGATGTGATGTATCatgaaagaaggaaaagaaagaagaacaaGCAATTACCTTTCCCTTCACTCCCACATTTCAAATCTCTCAAAAAGTGGAGAGATATGGAGAGAAATGACAATAACGAATACGATTCCTTATACTTTTACAAGTCTGTACTCTATGGATAAAACATGGATAGAAGGTTCTAATACTTCCCcttgtattaaaaaaaaaaaagtgctaTTACtgtaaattcatttcacttccCTCCAATCTCAACAAAGAGAGATGAAATTTTACTTGAAATCGCTTCACTCGTGTCTTTGATATtacttttcatttctcttctcCCATCAATCCAATCACCTTTTTTTTACGTAGTAACCAGCATAATGAAGTACTAACTAAAGTGCCCATCCaacaaatttcataaaaaattaaaaaaataaatctgaCGGTGATAACATGACAGTCATCAGGAATAATCCACATCAATAACCACTGCAGCAGCCATCAATTTATATGGAAAGTTTGGCTATATAGATAAAAATCTTTGAACAACTCTTTGAAGCAAAGGCCATAACAACTGCAACAATTCTAAATGTTACTAATAAttcttgttttcttcattAGTGTACAATGATTTCCATCAAAGGTTTAGCtgcttcctctctctctcaaaacATTGGTATGGTTTAACCTTCAAGGTGAACATTTTCATCTTGTAccttattaattttaagtccttgattaaaatttaaaaaataatcctTAATACATTAGATTATAAGGTTTTcaagtttcttattttatgaaaaattaattcaataaaatattaaagataCCAAgagccaaaaatgaaaaagtttgactgtaaaagtcaaaaactAAACCAACATTTAGAGGACAAGCAGTGTGAGTATATAATTcaatcataacataacatttgTCTGACATGTAGATCCAAATCTTTGATCCTTGCTGTGATCTCCTAAGGCAatcatttttgaaaaaataaataatcctAAACCAACACTCCATATCCATTATATACAGTTGTACAGAACAATTAGGTAGTACTTTCAACAGAAAATGTAAAAGGTGAGAAGAATATTTtctaagaaaaaagaaagaaaacaattcCTTTGCCCCCAAACATTAATCCATACCTTGATATAGGAATGAAGATCATTATGCTTCCTAGGAGCGTGCTGGCCATTATAGTACCATGTGAAGGGTCAACACTCGCATTAAGACCCTCACAGCTGTTCAACAAATCATCCGCTGGGAGTTTGTAAATAAATGAACCCTACAAGGAAGAACATAGAACATCATCACAGAACTaggtaaaatggaaaaatcatatgcttcaaaaataatgaagtATATTATCATGAgcaaaaagaagcaaaagacAACATAACCACTGTACACTGTTCAGAATTTAAGCACAAAATGGGATCTCTAGAATgcaggaaaaataaaaatgctgCATATTATTCTGACCTATCAAAAACGGGGATGCCACAAAAGAAAGAACTTATTATTCAGTTTGATCAACCTATTTGAGAAGAAAATGTAGCAGACAAGAAATTCTTCTTCTAcatgcattatttttgtttactaGATAAAATCTGCTAGATCAAAAAGCTactccaaaaatttttttccccCCTGATGAATACTCCAAAATTGCAAaacattcaaaaataatacatTAAACTGATAAACCATAATGGCAACTTCTCATAAAGATGATGTCCACCTTTTtctcaatcaattaaaaacaaaCATCTTCCACAACATCAGAGCATGATTATTTCAAAGTCGACACACATAAGAAGTGAAATTCTATAccatgaaaaaattttgagaaaatataGTTGTTAGTCAAAGCTACATACTTCTAGCATATTTTGACCTCACAACAActcaaaaaattcaagttaAATGATTGCACTAATGCTGCATACTAGTCAAGATGACCCTCTGATAGATTCCCAAAGAACTCCATACTCAAACAAATTGAATCAAGCTCTCAATACCTAAAAAGGAGGTCCCATGAATTATATATAACAAACCGCTGCATGGGGTCATATGTAGCCACAAAACACCAATACCTCTACCATCAATTGAAGTGCTATACTACATTTTCATTATAGTTTACTCTTGATCACCCCATTTTCACTGTCCTCATTATTGCTTTCCTACATGCAAGACTTCTCTTATTACACCATTAGAATAACCAATTTATTTCACATTTTTACTCTGAAAGCAACAGACTTGAAGTAGAGCCTGGAATTTTCATCTTCCATCAGGATTTCACAGAACAATAGAAAGATAATACTGTTGTTCAGCCACCAAGGTCAGTGATCTTTAGTTGGCCTTCAAATTTGCTAACAGGACCTCACATTACCAAATGTCTCTGCAGAAAAAGTAATCATGAAGCACGTTAACTTGCCTTCCTGATGCTCATGGCAATCTCACCCATATAGTATGCACTAGTCAGTGTCAAGTTGCGTTCAGGACTTGCATTATCTGGgacataaaaaaagaataaattgaGTAAGTTTTTCCATGCAGAAACATAAGCATGCCAGCAGGTAAAATACACATTAACAAAGAGATTATCACactttcattatttatttcctCTCTGTTCAATTGTTTGGGTTGAGGGGTTAATCTCCATTATTTCCTAGACACAGACCATGTTATCTGATATAACTAAAAGAAGATCTTGATACTGCtcctaaaacaatatttcCTCTTCACATTTGTATTGCCCTAGGAGCAGTACTCTCTTTTAAAACTTGACTGCTTAATTCTTTTTACTTTCTCTTTTTACAAGGTTTAGGCCGTTTTTACATAGTTTTGGGCTTTTGTAGTCTTAAAGTAATTGCCAGTTGggatattttttcctttatttccAGAATTCCATTCTCTCCCTTCCCTTACACATACACTTGAACTTCGAATGTTATTTctgtttatattatttaaaaaaaaaaaaaacatatctTGCCCTTGGTACATATCTccatgagaaaattaaaatatgtaagGTCAAAAATTTTGTGTATAATGAAAGGGGAGAAAAAGAGATGGAGAAAACCATGAGGATAAAACAAAGGCCATTTAAGGAAGGtttgattaaaaaagaaatagggGTTTATCATTCTTTCAATATGATTTAtcacttcttctttttttttttttttgaaaagcactGATTTATCACTACTATGTGTCTAAGGTCAAagtatttatcatttttcaatGATACGTTTTAATCTTGTATATCTAAGATTCAAAAATCCAAGAACTTTCATTAGAATAGAATTTTGCCCACAAATATTTGTTTCTGGCTATAACTAAAAAAAACTTTAGTAAATAGTATTCTTTTATGattaatcataatttaataaacTTGTATTCTAAATGTAGTTGTAtcaatcatttaaatataaaattattcttcTTTAAGAAAACTTTAAAAGACATGCTTCACTATGTCCAACAACATGACACATCACTAACATATAATCACATCATCtgattaataatattttttagcTCACTAATCTTATATATTGTTAAACTATTCTAAAAATGTTGtacatcaaaatttattatacaattaacatgcaatttattttcaatataccattttatttagggcCTGCTACAACACAGGTTATATGGCAATATATAATTTCTCTACACAAAACAGTTTTCTTCCTTTGCACAACATGAGTCTATTTTCACAACATTGAAGCCATAGCCTTTAGCCAACCATAGCAAAACTAATAAGAGAACTTGAAAGAGAAAGGTAGGCTTCACAGaacttaaaagaataaatttatatatgcCCATACATTATGAAAAGATTAATGGTTTCACATAAAAGTTCACAGAGAACTTACCTTCCAGACGATCTGAACAAGACAAGACAGCAACGCTGCCCTTACGATCTGAAACAACAGCAGTATCAACATCTGTAAGAACACAATCAGCAACTAACCTCTGGGATGGGTCACAGTATGTTTGATCCAGCTTTTTGGTCTCCTAGCATATGTGAAAGCATAGTAAATTCAGAACAAATATCAGAGACAAAATCCAATTAACACCTACAACTATCCAATTGGCAAGGGTGTTGTAGGTAGGTATGGAACAACTGCTTACACTATAagctttaaaagaaatgacattgaaaacaaatttactTTTACAAATCTGCAATTTTTTCTCACCTCATGATATGAATAGAAAAGAATGCCATCACGACAATCGCCTACTGCAATTCTAGTAGAATGTGCAGTCAATGACATTATCATAAACCGCGTCCTCGCTAATGCAAATCTTCTCACCCTTTGAGGATTACCACTTAGAAAAGCACATACATAAAACTGAAAGAAGAGGATCAACATCTTCAAAAGCTTATTAACAGAATGACTCTAGCATCTTAAAGgaataaattatgattttttttcaacttacaGTATTACCAGCAGAAGCCAAGAAGTAATGATCTAGATATGGACATATTGCAAGTACCATTGCAGGCCAAGTGGTCGCATAAGCTAGCCGCAACTGCCATGCTTCAGTTTCTTCCAGTTTTATTCCATCACAGCTAGTATCATCTGGGCTACTGCATATACTACTGCTTGATAGTTGTTCATTGGCATGGCCAACAATTTCACAGAATGGTGAGTTTCGTTGGGAAGATGACCCAGCCATAGAAGAGAACGTCATTGAACCGCTATCTGAATTTTGCACATGTTCAATGCAGAGGACAATTAGACGGCCCTTGGTGCTGTagcaaaaatggaaaaagagaaaaacttaTTGTCAATCAGAGGGATTCCCAAGCCCCTTTCTGGGAAAATAATTATCCAGTATCAGCCACCATGCCTTCTAGCAAAGATACAAATTTCAGCAATTCAAtactaaaaaatatgaaaaatatggaTAATAAAGTAAATGAACCTTTCAGCTTCACCACTGGGCATTATTGCTGGACCAGGAGACAGACTAGTTCCAACAACCAGAACCTGCTCATTTCCAGCCCTAACTAGCTCCATGCATTTTCCTGTTTCTCCAAGTTCCAGTTTGAAAGATGCCACCACAGAGACAGTAAGGGGGTCGACACAACAAATATCAGAAGAACATGTATCGTTACTTAGATCGGTCCTCATCACAATTAAAAGCTTGCTTTCACTATGATACAGGACCTTCCGAGGAGTGCCTCCAAGATGAAACTTCTGCACGTTAAGCCGATTACCGTGCACCATCTCCACCTAAAACATCATGCAATTGATCATATATATGAACCaaacaaggaaaataaaagaagcatTCAAAAGCAACACTTACATATTATAATATCATGAAAGGAGAACAATTAGTAACATTGAGCCAATCATTCACCAGTCTAAAGATTGAGCCAATCATTCACCAGTCTGAAGTTTGGCTGTTCTTACCATAAATAAGAAACCACAATCTTTTAAGAACTATCTATTACTAttaatcatgtttttttttctacgAAGAAAAAGGTTGTAATAATATCATTGAAGTCATTGAAGGCCACCTTTACTAAATTCCCCCTAATGTCCACCACACAACTTTTGTCACCCAACCCACTCACAGATCCCTCATGACCTTCTTCATTTCTACAGATCTCATGACAACATACACCAGCAGCTGAGATCAATTAAAGTGTTGCAGAAATTGCACTAATACAAAGTTAATAGTTTCAATTGATCAGATACTAAATTCCAACAACAGTTTTCtatttactatattttttattcaactgCCTTCATTAAGCTATCAAACCATGTGCTTGGGTTTCCTTTACATGAGAAATGGGCTCACCATATgccaaaaagcaaaaaatccTATATTCagataaataacaaaacaCATAGACACAGGAAAATACCAAGGTGTGTTGAGTATTTGGCAATTAATTTATGCATCAGGGATAGAATGGATGCAACGATAAACATCCAGTAAGATTCAGGATGAGTAAGCATCGGTAATACGAATGAGAATATTGCATCCCTACTTTTGTAAAAGGGAACCTTACATCAGAACTTAGAAAACAGCAAGTCGATTATCATTTTGAATAGTTAACCAGCTTCGCTTGAGTCCATTTAAATATAGTGTTGGTACTGAAGTGCTGAAATCAAGCTCACCCATgctttgaacttttttttttttgacacaAAAGGGAGCACAATGGCTCAAACCTAGGATCTCTATCCAAATCCCACCCCACTCTTACCACTTAAGCTAAGCCCAAGTGGCTGCTTTGCACTATACAAGTGTGAAAATGAATCCCCCAACTTggacaggaaaggaaagatgCCATCAATATTCAATAGGACATTAATGCTAGCTCTACACAGTGGAAGTTCCACAAATAACAAGTAGACCATCAAATTTTCCAACATAATTTGTGATAATACAATATCTGAAGGAAAATGTAATTCACAAGAAAGCATTTACATCTAATAATCTAATGCAAGCATTACCAAATTCAATAAATCCATACATTACCAAATTCAATAAATCCATACAATCTTATATTTGTTACTAAGCACACAGACAAACCTCAAAGTATTTATGGAAAGAGAACTCTGACAAAAATGAAGCCAGAAAAATATAGCAAATGTATACAATGCCAAAAAAATTATGGGCAAATAGTTCATATCCAGCATTTACTTCAGAGAATTTATTCCCAACagtcaaaaaagtaaaaagctACCATTTATAGAACATCATGGTCAAATAGTTCAATCCAGCATTTACTTCAGAGCATTTATTCCAAACAGTCAATAAGTCAAAAACTACAGTTCCAGGGTAGAAACACAAACAAGTATCCTTAACAGAATGATAGTTAAACAACCACAGTAATTCAATTGTCAACAGATAATGATTCTTACCAAATGTAAACTGTTTTCTGTGACAAACAAAATTCCTTTAGGGCATTCAGCAGAACATACAGGGGTTGCATGTGTGGAAGGTTGAAATGATATAGAAGTATAAGAAAGGCTGTGCCTAGCCGTATGCAATAACCAAGGCCTGTCACTGAGAGCTATAATATCAGCATCAAGTGAATCACTCAGGGGAACCAGGAAAACGGGGGTAATGCCAATTCTACGGGTCGCAATCAATTGAAGATTAATAGGAAGGTCATCTTTCTCACTCACATTAACAGCACATATCTCTGAACCGAATAAATTTGCAGTTTTTGTATTCAATAAAACTCTATCAACATTTTCCGGAAGAGGACTAGTAGAACTACAACATTCTGATGAAGAAGTAGCAACAGCAGATGGCCACTCAAATCGAAGCAGCATTCCATTCCTCAACCCTGACAGAACATAAAACTGATCAACTAGTACTAGCCTTACGTCTTGAGGAATGCAACCACTAACAGCAGTTTCCATAGCACTTGCTAGTGAAATTGTTCCAGTAGCAAGAACTCTAAGACCTTGAGGTGTAAATGACAGAATTTCGACTGAAGGCCTATGTGTACCAATAACAAAGGTGATACCCATGCCAACTCCAACAGGAAGAACAGCCGTGTGGATATTATCCACCGGATTTAAGGAAGAGCTTGAATGCCTTGGCTCAAAATGCTTCTTTGGTATTGATATGCATGATAATTCATACCGCAATTTCACATGCTGTAATTCATAAATTTCATGATGATATGCAGATAGTGATCTGACCCCAagaataaatagaaaatatggaTTAGAAGTAGAGACAACTATCAAATTTTGCCCAACTGCCCCCAAACTAATACTTATGTTATCTGGGGACCAAGATGTGCAAACTGGAGAAGACAAAGGGATACCTTCAGAATGGGCAGCCTTCGTAGGCAAACAAAGCCTAATTGCATTTTGGTGAATCTGGACAAGCTGACCATCACCCACAAGGCCACATGCCAAAGTACATACGTCAGGTTGGAAACCAACTGAATCAGTAACGTCAGTAAAGCTTAATCCAACTGAAAGTACCCTAGTTTCTTCAACAAATGATAACACAAGAAAAGAATGATAAGAATCTTCTACTTTCATCTGAACTGTCCAAGTTCCAGTTATGCCTTGGTAAATAGCAGCAGTCTTTAAAAGCTTTTCAACACTAATACCACTTTGTATAATTCTTAATGATCCCTCTGGTGCAACACCACAGCATGCAAACATTTCATCACGTTTCTCACCATGGTAATCCACTATTGACATGTCCAAGATTGGTGCTATATTTTGAATAGGACTTGTGTATATTAGCCTCTCATTTTCTACCTTAAGGACCAGACCATCCCCCATTTCTACAATTGCTACCAGGAACCCACCATCCACCCACAAAAGGGACTTGCAAGGTTGACCCCTGTAGAGACAATCAGATATATTCACTTTCGGATTATCAGAATCAAAAGAAATCTCAATCATGAAAAATTCTCCAGTATCAAGACAAAAAATCATCCTTGGACTTCTATCACTTTTTGGTTCCCAACTAAATGAGCATACATGTTTGCAGGTAAATTTTCCATTGCCACTGTCCCCATCTATACACATCGGATCATAATCACTCAGCTGAAGTAAAGCGCATGCAGCAACATTAAATAAGCCTTCATCATCAACATCATGTGCTCTAAATGAgtcttcaataaaattttgttcttctaGTGTATGGCCTGAAAAGTTTAAGGTTGTTCTGTACACACAATGGGGATTGTGTGCATCACTAAGATCCATCAGGAGAGCATCACCAACCCTCAATAGGAATGCAAATCCACAAGAATCAGGTACTTCGACAATGCTATGTGCTAGTGGTCCAGCTTCAAGATATTGCGAAACAACATAAACTGCACGTTCTTTAATATTCCATCCCAACAAAACCAGTTCATTCAGGGCATTTCCTTTCCTGCAGCAACAAAAAGTAGCCCTTTCTTGATTAGCCTAAGcataaaatttgataaaagcATCCCATGGGAATACAAGAAAACTGTAAATATGACTATTTCCTAGATGGTAATTATACATTCAGTTCATACCTATTCAGAACAATGGCTAGAACAGGATTGTGCTCCTTGTTTGGTTGGAAAGAATCTTTTGAAACAAAGCACATGCTCCATATTGTACCACGTATACTAGTTCTTTGGGCACTTCTGGTAGAACTCACACTGCCTTCATTTTCAGgaggataaaatattctctGAAATACTCACAAATAAGATCTCATAACTCCATACGCACagtaaaaacaaacaaaagccatccataAATTGCTGCCGCAAcacaaaagtttgaaaattgCAATACCTCATCAATAATATCATCCCCAGCAGAcattgaaagggaaaaaagagcCAATCGATCTTCATAAGCACTAGTAGCAATGAAACAGCCActgtaaaaggaaaataatagaAGTTAGGGCCATCCATGGCATTGCTAATTGCAATACTTTTCAGTACTTCTAATGAATCTGGTTTCAACATGCACACAGAGACAAGAAAATAACATACAAAGCTTAATATTTGGTACAATTCAACATACGTGGAATCAACAGCTAGCATTCTTCCAAGTTGATGCCTTGAGTTTCCAGGATCAGAAAGCTGAACATGGGCCACGGGAAAAAacctatttcaaaaaatatgtATTGTCACAGTAGAAATGAGCATACCAAGACGTCAACAGTAGAAGCACTTAAGCACCTTCTCTATCAACATGGAAAATTGAACTACAGGACAGAAAATACAACCTGTGCATCTCAATGCAAAATGTGAGAAATGATAGCTTTCCAGAATCAGAAATAACAATCAACAGGTCTTTCCCACGCAtctaaatgaaaaaaaaaaacgaaagaaaatcaatttaacataaaatgCTATTACAATATATCACAGAAAACTGCTTGTAATCATATTTGCTTTACTTTACTCTAGCAAAttaattcttaaaaaaataaagcaagaAATCACTTCACTGTGATGAATGAAAATCAAGAGGAGATGTCCTACAATGCTTCCATTATAGGTTTCTGTGCAGACCTGTGGATTTCGTGCACAGACCTTCTCATTCCAAGGTAGAATGGCAAGATCCTTAATGGTACCAAATACAGTCTGCTCACAGATAGATGTCACAATACCATCTTCACCCATTATTACCAGCTCTATGGACGTCTCCTGAATAATACACCACCGTACAATCAGTCAGATTAGATATCTTTTTTACAGGAGCATGATAAATTCACTACAATTTcagaagcaagaaaatcaactCATACAACAAAGAGTCATTCTCAAAGCAGAGCAAACTTAGACAGCTTTCTGGGGGAATAAGATCAACAATCCATAACCCTTTATTCCTTTTAATCTAAACCTGTGTCATTTTTGGTTGGAAAAAGTCTtctatatttatttgtttattatattacatttaaaaaaaaaatcaattgcaACCCCTTTTCCATATTGGCTCATGATGCCACTATTCCAAATGAGGacctctgttttttttttattattactatttagATGGCTTTTGCAAGACAATTCTAAAACTACACTTTTTTATTCACAAAATTAAGTTTCTAGCATAAATTGAAATGAATGATAACACCTAATTGGTTACTAAAACATTTAGTCTTCATGAGCATGCCTATTTCAACATTTAAGTCACTGTCTAAGTCAAGTTGTGAAACCGACATGATTTTTGGACCTAGTGATCTCCAAGAATCAAATATCTCTAATAGCCTTATATAAACTGTTTTATTGAAGCAAGAAGACATTAAGGAGcacatgtaatttaaatttctttctctttacaGCATTATCCATTATCAACAGTTCTCCCCATTTTATAAGGTAATCATTTACAGTCAATAACTTAAAAGTGTCTGCACACACGTAGTGTGTGCGTCAAATTCTAATGTGCCCCTGGTTGAATGTCTGCAGGCGTGTGTTGGTGTGATATGATAATGTGGCATTCAAGGAATTTTTTATCTGAAGTCATAAGATTAAAGTATCATAGTCCATTACAAAGAATGAGAGGGACATTAAATAGGATGATAAAAATagatataaataaaaaccaGCCATAGAGTAAAATGGAGGTATAGCAAATTGAATATCCAAGCTATAAGataaactaaaattattaGAAAGGACCATGTTTCGAGCATTGGGATTTAAACAAGAGATAAAGCTATGTCATTAGAGAAATGCTATTGGCAGAGTTAATGGTCGTGCTGCAATGAACCATGCAAATATCAGTTAGAATGTAAGTAATTTCTGGTTCATACGCATATTTTGTCAAAAAGCATTACATTCAAAACAGTgaaattaacaataattaaatataggATAAGGAATATTCGACTCTTTTCCTAATAGAATTCACCTCTCACAAATTAAGATTAAACCACACAGAGTGTATTTAAAGCCTGAATAAACAAAAACtcttaaattgaaaaaaaaaatgaaagtacGGTCTAAATGCAAGTTGATTATTGTTTCTAGTAGTCAGTAAATTGATCAAATTCGTATGAATAAAAACCGAAATGAATACAAAGGAAGCACCTTGCCGAAAACGACGTCGAAGGAAGACGGAGAGCGGAGATGACCATAAGCGACCTGTAGAACAACGCTTCCCCTGAGGACACACTTTGCAAGGTAGTTAACGCCTTGGGAAGAAGCAGTCGCCGACGAAGATGAAGGCGAAGAGGAAGATGCTTTTGCGGTCGAGCACTCTTCCTCCGAGAGcgccattttctttttgttgtccTTTCGGGAGTGGAAGAGCTagggtttttcctttttgcctGATCGGATTTTTGGAATTTCGTTTCTTATTGTTAATCGAGAAGAGAAGGGTTTACTTTAGGTTAGATGGAGATGGTGGTTTCTCCTGCGGAGAGTGGTTCCATGCGGTGCGAAATGAACATCAGAGGTGTTCTTTCTGGAGCCTgtaaactctttttttaatttaatttgttggCATCACTGTCTGTGAGAGAGGGACAGACCAGAGAAAAGAGATGGGATTACTTAAAtctggattttttttttaatgtgatTATTTGGATTTATCACACAAatccaaaatgaaaaaaaaaaaaaagcagatTAGTGAATGCTTTCTTCTCATAAAaatctcttattt from Theobroma cacao cultivar B97-61/B2 chromosome 5, Criollo_cocoa_genome_V2, whole genome shotgun sequence carries:
- the LOC18599196 gene encoding pre-mRNA-splicing factor RSE1 isoform X1, which produces MALSEEECSTAKASSSSPSSSSATASSQGVNYLAKCVLRGSVVLQVAYGHLRSPSSFDVVFGKETSIELVIMGEDGIVTSICEQTVFGTIKDLAILPWNEKVCARNPQVCTETYNGSIMRGKDLLIVISDSGKLSFLTFCIEMHRFFPVAHVQLSDPGNSRHQLGRMLAVDSTGCFIATSAYEDRLALFSLSMSAGDDIIDERIFYPPENEGSVSSTRSAQRTSIRGTIWSMCFVSKDSFQPNKEHNPVLAIVLNRKGNALNELVLLGWNIKERAVYVVSQYLEAGPLAHSIVEVPDSCGFAFLLRVGDALLMDLSDAHNPHCVYRTTLNFSGHTLEEQNFIEDSFRAHDVDDEGLFNVAACALLQLSDYDPMCIDGDSGNGKFTCKHVCSFSWEPKSDRSPRMIFCLDTGEFFMIEISFDSDNPKVNISDCLYRGQPCKSLLWVDGGFLVAIVEMGDGLVLKVENERLIYTSPIQNIAPILDMSIVDYHGEKRDEMFACCGVAPEGSLRIIQSGISVEKLLKTAAIYQGITGTWTVQMKVEDSYHSFLVLSFVEETRVLSVGLSFTDVTDSVGFQPDVCTLACGLVGDGQLVQIHQNAIRLCLPTKAAHSEGIPLSSPVCTSWSPDNISISLGAVGQNLIVVSTSNPYFLFILGVRSLSAYHHEIYELQHVKLRYELSCISIPKKHFEPRHSSSSLNPVDNIHTAVLPVGVGMGITFVIGTHRPSVEILSFTPQGLRVLATGTISLASAMETAVSGCIPQDVRLVLVDQFYVLSGLRNGMLLRFEWPSAVATSSSECCSSTSPLPENVDRVLLNTKTANLFGSEICAVNVSEKDDLPINLQLIATRRIGITPVFLVPLSDSLDADIIALSDRPWLLHTARHSLSYTSISFQPSTHATPVCSAECPKGILFVTENSLHLVEMVHGNRLNVQKFHLGGTPRKVLYHSESKLLIVMRTDLSNDTCSSDICCVDPLTVSVVASFKLELGETGKCMELVRAGNEQVLVVGTSLSPGPAIMPSGEAESTKGRLIVLCIEHVQNSDSGSMTFSSMAGSSSQRNSPFCEIVGHANEQLSSSSICSSPDDTSCDGIKLEETEAWQLRLAYATTWPAMVLAICPYLDHYFLASAGNTFYVCAFLSGNPQRVRRFALARTRFMIMSLTAHSTRIAVGDCRDGILFYSYHEETKKLDQTYCDPSQRLVADCVLTDVDTAVVSDRKGSVAVLSCSDRLEDNASPERNLTLTSAYYMGEIAMSIRKGSFIYKLPADDLLNSCEGLNASVDPSHGTIMASTLLGSIMIFIPISREEHELLEAVQARLIVHPLTAPVLGNDHNEYRSCENPAGVPKILDGDMLAQFLELTSMQQEAVLSFSIVSPDTHKLSSKQPPSRIPVKKVVQLLERVHYALN